The nucleotide sequence GACAGCCCGTACGGCCTCGCGTCCTACGTCTGGACCCGCGACATCGACAAGGCGATGCGTCTGGCCGAGGGCATCCGGGCCGGCCAGGTCTACGTCAACGCCACCGGCGTCGGCACCGGCGTCGAACTCCCCTTCGGTGGCTACAAGCACAGCGGCTGGGGGCGGGAGAAGGGCCTAGCGGCCCTCGACAGCTACACGCAGACCAAGAACGTGTGCATCGGATTCGGGAGCCGGTCATGAGATACCGCACGCTCGGCGAGCGCGGTCCGGTTGTCTCAGTGGTCGGCGTCGGCGGCAACAACTTCGGCGCACGTCTGGACGAGGAGGGCACGAAGGCCGTCGTCCACGCGGCCCTCGACGCCGGGATCACTCTCTTCGACACGGCCGACATGTACGGCGGCTTCGGCGAACAGGGCGGCTCGCGCGGCGACGGCGAACGCCTTCTCGGCGCTGCCCTCAAGGGACGCCGGGACGACGTCGTCCTGGCGTCCAAGTTCGGTATGGAGATGGGGCCGGAGGCAGACCTCTACGGCCGACGCGGTGGCCGCTCCTACATCCGGTACGCCGTCGAGGCGTCGCTGCGCCGGCTCGGCACCGACCGGATCGACCTGTACCAGTACCACGAGCCGGACGGCGTCACCCCGCTGGAGGAGACCGTCGCCGCGCTCCGTGAACTGGTCGGCGAGGGCAAGATCGGTCACATCGGCTGCTCCAACCTCCCGCCCGAGCAGCTCACCGGCGCCTTCGTGTCGGTCCAGGCCCGCTACCACCTGCTCGACCGCGGCGTGGAGCAGGGCCTGATCCCGGCCTGCCTGCGCAACGGCGTCGGCCTGCTGCCGTACTACCCGCTGGCCAACGGCCTGCTCAGCGGAAAGTACCGGCGCGGAGAGGAGCCCCCGGCCGGCAGCCGTCTGTCCTGGCGGCAGGGCTGGCTCACCGACGCGGCCCTCGACAAGGCCGAGGCACTCACCGCGTACGGCGCCGCACGAGGACTCACCCTCCTCCAGGTCGCCGTGGGCGCGCTGGCCGCGCTCCCCGCCGTCGGCTCCGTCATCTGCGGCGCCATGACCCCCGAACAGGTCACCGCCAACGCGGCGGCGGCCGACTGGATCCCCGACCCGGCCGACCTGGCCGCACTCGACGCGATCGTCACCCCCGGCGAACGCGTCGTCTGACGTCACCGAATCCCCTTCGTCATCCGAATTGAGGCTGAACACCATGCGAGAGATCGTCACCTTCGACGCCTATGCGACCCTGATCAACTTCGAGCTCGGCCCCACGACCCTGAAGGTCCTCGAGGACCGGCTGGACCTGGACAACCTGGACGTCGACGAGTTCCTCGACGACTTCCGCGTCATGCGCTTCCAGGCCGTCCTGGAGGCGTACCGCCCCTACCACGAGATCCTGCACTCCAGCCTGCGCAACGCCATGCGGCTGCACGGCCTGGAGTACCGCGACTCCGACGGTGACGCCCTCGTCGAGGCCGTCCCCACCTTCGGCCCCTTCCCGGAGGTCCCGGACGCGCTGCGCGCCCTGAAGACCAAGTACGAGATCGCCATCATCTCCAACACCGACGACAACCTGATCGCGCGGAACGTGGAGAACATCGGGGTCGAGTTCGACTACGTCATCACCGCCCAGCAAGCCGGCGCCTACAAGCCGGACCGCCAGACCTTCGAGTACGCCTTCAAGACCATGGGCGTCGAGCCGTCGCAGGTCATCCACACCGCCCAGGGCTGGGAGTACGACCACATCCCGACCCGCGACCTCGGCCTGAAGCGCCGGGTGTGGATCAACCGCTACGGCCGCCCCGGCAGCGCCGACTACCAGCCCTACGACGAGCTGCCCGACCTGTCGGGCCTGCCGAAGCTGCTCGGCTGCTGACCGACGGCGCAACGGAAACAGACCGAGAACGCAGAGGACGCACGCCATGAAGCAGATCCCCTACTGGCTGGACACAGCCCCCGCCTTCCCCGACCGTTCCGGAAAGGACCTGCCCGACGAGGCGGACGTGGTGGTGATCGGCGGCGGTCTCACCGGCCTGTCCACCGCCTACCACGCCGCCCGCAAGGGCGCCCGGGTCGTCCTGGTCGAGAAGGACAAGGTGGGCTCGGGCGCCTCCGGGCGCAACGGCAGCATGTGTACCCAGGGCATCACCATCAGCCCGGCCGAGGCGCGCAAGCGCTACGGGCAGGAGCGGGCCCGTGAGCTGTACGACGCCTTCCGCGAGGCGGTCGACGTCGTCGAGGAGCTCACCCGCTCCGAGAACATCGACTGCGACTTCAACCGCTCCGGGCGCCTCGGCGCGGTCTGCAAGCCCGGGCACTTCGACGGCCTGCGGGCCAAGCAGCGCGACCTGGCCGACAACTTCGGCCACGAGACGGTCGTCCTGAGCAAGAGCGAACTGCGGGCCGAGCTCGGCACGGACTACTACCATGGTGCCCTGCTCGACCCGCTCAGCGCGGGCCTGCACGTGGGCAAGTTCGTCGGCGGCCTGGCGGACGCCGCCGAGCGGGCCGGCGCCGAGATCCACGAGCGCAACGCGGCCACCGGCCTCACCCGCCTCCCCGGCGGCGGTTTCCTGGTGGAGACCATGAACGGCACCATCCGTGCCAAGCAGGTCATGGCGGCGACGGACGCCTACACCGACAAGTCGATGCCATGGTTCCGCAAGCGACTGATCAACGTCGGCAGTTTCATCATCGTCACCGAGCCGCTGGGAGAGGCACGCGCCAAGGAACTCATCCCCAACGGCCGCCTGCTGGTCGCCCACAAGAACGTCGGCCACTACGTCCGCCTCACCCCGGACAACCGCCT is from Streptomyces sp. NBC_01314 and encodes:
- a CDS encoding aldo/keto reductase; this encodes MRYRTLGERGPVVSVVGVGGNNFGARLDEEGTKAVVHAALDAGITLFDTADMYGGFGEQGGSRGDGERLLGAALKGRRDDVVLASKFGMEMGPEADLYGRRGGRSYIRYAVEASLRRLGTDRIDLYQYHEPDGVTPLEETVAALRELVGEGKIGHIGCSNLPPEQLTGAFVSVQARYHLLDRGVEQGLIPACLRNGVGLLPYYPLANGLLSGKYRRGEEPPAGSRLSWRQGWLTDAALDKAEALTAYGAARGLTLLQVAVGALAALPAVGSVICGAMTPEQVTANAAAADWIPDPADLAALDAIVTPGERVV
- a CDS encoding haloacid dehalogenase type II, whose product is MREIVTFDAYATLINFELGPTTLKVLEDRLDLDNLDVDEFLDDFRVMRFQAVLEAYRPYHEILHSSLRNAMRLHGLEYRDSDGDALVEAVPTFGPFPEVPDALRALKTKYEIAIISNTDDNLIARNVENIGVEFDYVITAQQAGAYKPDRQTFEYAFKTMGVEPSQVIHTAQGWEYDHIPTRDLGLKRRVWINRYGRPGSADYQPYDELPDLSGLPKLLGC
- a CDS encoding NAD(P)/FAD-dependent oxidoreductase; amino-acid sequence: MKQIPYWLDTAPAFPDRSGKDLPDEADVVVIGGGLTGLSTAYHAARKGARVVLVEKDKVGSGASGRNGSMCTQGITISPAEARKRYGQERARELYDAFREAVDVVEELTRSENIDCDFNRSGRLGAVCKPGHFDGLRAKQRDLADNFGHETVVLSKSELRAELGTDYYHGALLDPLSAGLHVGKFVGGLADAAERAGAEIHERNAATGLTRLPGGGFLVETMNGTIRAKQVMAATDAYTDKSMPWFRKRLINVGSFIIVTEPLGEARAKELIPNGRLLVAHKNVGHYVRLTPDNRLAFGGRARFAPSDPASDVKSGDILKREMTEIFPQLAGTRIDYVWGGMVGFSWDRVPHAGDVDGLYYSMGYCGHGVQMATYMGRAVAEMMDGKPDANPLRGFGFPKVPVPFYNGTPWFLPFGGAYYKAKDKLL